In Lodderomyces elongisporus chromosome 1, complete sequence, a genomic segment contains:
- the AAT1 gene encoding aspartate transaminase aat1 — MYKTQLLKAPQFKQQALNLRSLSQSAPCKKFGEIPLAPPDKILGISEAYVNDSNPNKINLGVGAYRDNSGKPIIFPSVKEAEKILLQKETEKEYTGINGSKNFQNIVKNFIFNNSGKDANGKQLIDDNRIVTAQTISGTGSLRVIADFLNRFYSSKKILVPKPTWANHVAVFKDAGLEPEFYAYYETSKNDLDFDNLKKSLESQPNESVVLLHACCHNPTGMDLTNEQWDEVLQIIQDKKFFPLVDMAYQGFASGKPFQDIELIRKLTKLANENKIPSFALCQSFAKNMGLYGERTGSISIITPNADASKAIESQLKKLIRPIYSSPPIHGSKIVEVIFDEQSGLLPQWLEELDKVVGRLNDVRQKLYEKLDKSNYNWDHLLKQRGMFVYTGLTPEQVQKLRNEYSVYATEDGRFSISGINENNVDYLANAINEVIKN; from the coding sequence ATGTACAAGACTCAATTGCTTAAAGCTCCCCAATTCAAACAACAAGCGTTGAACTTGAGATCACTCTCACAGAGTGCTCCATGCAAGAAATTTGGCGAAATCCCATTGGCACCACCAGACAAGATTTTGGGTATCTCAGAGGCATACGTCAACGACTCCAACccaaacaaaatcaacttGGGTGTTGGTGCTTACAGAGACAACTCTGGTAAACCCATCATTTTCCCTTCAGTCAAGGAGGCTGAAAAGATTCtcttgcaaaaagaaactgaGAAAGAATACACGGGAATCAATGGTTCCAAAAACTTTCAAAACATTGTTAAAAACTTTATCTTTAACAACTCCGGTAAAGACGCAAACGGTAAACAATTGATTGACGATAACAGAATTGTTACCGCACAAACCATCTCCGGTACCGGTTCATTGCGTGTTATTGCCGACTTTTTAAACAGATTCTACTCttcaaaaaagattttggTCCCTAAACCAACTTGGGCAAACCACGTTGCCGTGTTTAAGGATGCAGGCTTGGAACCAGAGTTTTACGCATACTATGAGACTTCCAAGAATGACTTGGACTTTgacaatttgaaaaaatcatTGGAATCACAACCAAATGAATCCGTGGTTCTCTTGCACGCATGCTGCCACAACCCAACCGGTATGGACTTGACCAACGAACAATGGGACGAAGTGTTGCAAATTATCCAGGACAAGAAATTCTTCCCACTCGTTGATATGGCATACCAAGGCTTTGCTTCTGGTAAACCATTTCAAGACATTGAGTTGATTAGAAAGTTGACCAAATTGGCCAATGAAAACAAGATTCCTTCATTTGCCTTGTGTCAATCATTTGCCAAGAACATGGGTCTCTATGGTGAAAGAACCGGttccatttccatcatCACACCAAATGCCGACGCATCAAAAGCCATTGAGTCGCaattgaagaagttgaTCCGTCCAATCTATTCCTCTCCACCAATCCACGGTTCCAAGATTGTTGAAGTCATCTTTGACGAACAATCAGGATTGTTACCCCAATGGCTCGAGGAGTTGGACAAGGTTGTCGGTAGATTAAACGATGTCCGTCAAAAGCTTTACGAAAAATTGGACAAGTCCAACTATAACTGGGACCACTTGTTAAAGCAAAGAGGTATGTTTGTCTACACTGGTTTAACTCCAGAACAAGTTCAAAAGTTGAGAAACGAGTACAGTGTTTACGCCACAGAGGATGGAAGATTCAGTATCTCTGGTATCAACGAGAACAACGTCGACTACTTGGCCAATGCCATTAATGAAGTTATCAAGAACTAA
- the RPF2 gene encoding rRNA-binding ribosome biosynthesis protein rpf2 (BUSCO:EOG09263EBB) → MIRTIKPKNARSKRALAKKEAKLVENTKSALFVPGATGNKLLHDAMCDLMALKKPFAKKFTKKNAIRPFEDASEVEFFAERNDSSLLVFSSHNKKRPNTLIFTRFFNHKVYDMLELSIMGQPKLIQDFKKLTFTIGLKPMFVFNGPSFDSHPVYQHIKSLFLDFYRGEETDLQDVAGLQYVIALSTGEIEDLNNDKNLPPLNFRVYRLKTYKSGQKLPRVELEEIGPRFDFKIGRRTEPAPEVEKEAHRKPKQLEAKEKKNVTTDFMGDKVAQVHVGKQDLSKLQTRKMKGLKEKYDQESEEEDVYVSDEEYFADEVEEPSSKKRKV, encoded by the coding sequence ATGATTAGAACAATCAAACCAAAGAATGCTCGCTCAAAGAGAGCGTTAGCCAAGAAAGAGGCCAAGCTTGTGGAAAACACCAAATCAGCACTCTTTGTGCCGGGAGCAACTGGAAACAAATTACTCCACGATGCTATGTGTGACCTTATGGCCCTCAAAAAACcatttgccaaaaaatttaccaaaaagaaCGCCATCAGACCATTTGAAGATGCCTCGGAAGTAGAGTTCTTTGCAGAACGTAACGACTCTTCTTTAttggttttttcttcccacaacaagaaaagaccAAATACATTGATTTTCACTCGTTTTTTCAACCATAAAGTATACGACATGCTAGAGTTACTGATAATGGGCCAACCAAAACTTATTCAAGATTTTAAAAAACTCACATTTACAATCGGACTCAAACCAATGTTTGTATTCAACGGACCATCATTCGATAGTCACCCAGTTTACCAACACATTAAATCATTATTCTTGGATTTCTACAGAGGAGAGGAAACAGACTTGCAAGATGTCGCCGGCTTACAATACGTCATTGCCCTTTCTACAGGTGAGATTGAAGACTTGAATAACGACAAGAACTTGCCACCTTTGAACTTTAGAGTATACAGATTAAAGACATACAAATCTGGTCAAAAATTACCCCGTGTTGAACTCGAAGAAATTGGACCAAGATTCGATTTCAAGattggaagaagaacagAACCTGCACCAGAAGTAGAGAAGGAAGCACACAGAAAACCTAAACAGTTGGAAgctaaagaaaagaagaatgtCACAACTGATTTCATGGGTGATAAGGTGGCCCAAGTACATGTTGGTAAGCAGGATTTGAGCAAGTTGCAAACAAGAAAGATGAAAggtttaaaagaaaaatacgATCAGGAGagtgaagaagaggatgtGTATGTATCTGATGAGGAGTATTTTGCTGATGAAGTAGAAGAGCCGAGctcaaaaaagagaaaagtatAG
- a CDS encoding uncharacterized protein (BUSCO:EOG09260EPS): MTSIFKPRRNVELPQDVGTTPTTTSSNVLPAVSVNTSASAVVATKNKFYCVSKLPGIPSSFEQSHSFINAYSDSESNYSLVIGNDSIYVWPYRSADTTPFSIHFPLDKSRFQLPMAILTRPSSGTGQDPGLVILDSVSGLVKFYESVQHAPTLGLINDKSLELTVNLYRGEYITMAENVEPAGIVVATSLQRCIVISLRDFKSKPHLSTLEILNPSSGILAKFFKHTESEIVAIRSGEIKDHGTVQQILILDSEGTFYSVCYNLLSANAAPYVDKKNSFKQNLYTDVTLTGPSTSAKYLDVWPLKESNYYLVLCRIDGKLLLATFGADHSGVLFYGSHHLKSAEEAEKSEALKNGKNVSIPKLFLPKPGKTAFVISGTSIIMTDINNMYVESRQSFSYHRPRWEDIVQLQPTTAIIGYGYEDQSNITNPAIILITKEFGVLRCERFAKETTAEEISDPVVLVKSHIEQAVFYSESSEIDFSLSHYQSFDEETIKLAVNKIVDEVINSTSPYLPATLPSTTDLLELKVKLLKVLTSYCDKNFPTLNLIPHIEAKLEKASSLLNLSKYLNANPSYKEEFEKATKDNRNEGNTQLTLTQNIDDAGFILAKFFKVLFKDNYSLAAVIVATLYNGVYSAHQSNEGNNAITSVSTSSWLYEKSSLLQDTEQYFIHEFADGKSQERQNACYIVQMLYHFTTSRVIYLKDTGDLEKTETVQNWFNSRKPHWMSVLLKLDLNEEATQIAEQYHDFEALARILDSAREFKSASVEQLPYARYFNQYGYPFAASVYLHYIKEDKIQDLLLQFTNYKSFLYRFFDENPKQTASISWVRYLLDNEYARASNALDTAIDSPNDQTIDNQLTQLSVLKLSTVSAIAAGSAETVNSNLSTINKEILKLQTQVFLRDAIANNGSIEAISETYFMNHYVSASVDKEAARSAVGGTNFELFVKNKPLAIPTIIDLLTIISPQLLNNLGYLYALKITKTVNDEKLNEYLVLVTLLRLLTIAVDSKKITHQKGKNSEEAFKRQVQESILYKTLESHPDTIPYLDKLLNNLSLAKEYNDQYSSKTLNDELLEELKRLLKNKGFKQWVEVTKEQAKITIMEFAH, translated from the coding sequence ATGACTTCCATATTTAAGCCTCGGCGAAATGTGGAATTGCCTCAAGATGTAGGCACCACACCCACCACGACTTCATCAAATGTTTTACCGGCAGTCTCAGTTAATACTTCTGCATCAGCAGTAGTAGCTACAAAGAATAAATTCTACTGTGTCTCGAAACTCCCCGGTATACCATCAAGCTTTGAACAAAGCCATTCCTTCATCAATGCGTACTCGGACTCAGAGTCCAATTACTCACTTGTGATAGGCAATGATTCCATATACGTGTGGCCATATAGATCAGCTGATACCACACCATTCTCAATCCATTTTCCGCTTGATAAGTCGCGATTCCAGTTACCAATGGCAATCTTGACAAGACCGTCAAGTGGTACTGGACAGGATCCCGGTCTAGTCATCTTGGATTCTGTTAGTGGACTAGTGAAGTTCTATGAAAGTGTACAACACGCGCCTACATTAGGCTTAATCAATGACAAGTCATTGGAATTAACAGTCAATCTATACCGTGGAGAATATATTACCATGGCAGAAAATGTCGAACCTGCTGGGATAGTTGTTGCCACATCACTACAAAGATGCATTGTGATTTCATTGAGAGACTTTAAAAGTAAACCCCATCTTTCAACATTGGAGATACTAAATCCTTCAAGCGGCATCTTGGCcaagtttttcaaacatACTGAAAGCGAAATTGTGGCAATTAGATCAGGCGAAATAAAAGACCATGGCACAGTACAGCAAATCTTGATTTTGGATAGCGAGGGAACTTTTTACTCAGTGTGCTATAATTTGCTCTCTGCCAATGCAGCACCATATGTCGACAAGAAAAACTCGtttaaacaaaatttaTACACTGATGTCACATTGACTGGTCCCAGTACATCTGCAAAGTATTTGGATGTGTGGCCATTAAAAGAGTCAAACTATTACTTGGTTCTCTGTCGCATTGACGGAAAACTCTTACTTGCGACGTTTGGTGCAGATCATTCAGGAGTCTTATTTTATGGATCACATCATTTGAAAAGTGCCGAAGAGGCGGAAAAGTCGGAAGCGTTGAAGAATGGGAAAAATGTCTCCATTCCGAAATTATTTTTGCCAAAGCCAGGAAAGACCGCATTTGTCATATCTGGAACGTCCATAATTATGACCGATATCAATAATATGTATGTAGAGTCAAGACAATCATTTTCGTACCATAGACCACGTTGGGAAGATATCGTTCAACTTCAACCAACAACCGCAATCATCGGGTACGGATACGAGGATCAATCTAATATTACCAACCCAGCAATCATCTTGATAACCAAGGAATTCGGTGTTTTGAGATGCGAAAGGTTTGCAAAGGAAACGACAGCAGAAGAAATCAGTGATCCTGTAGTGCTAGTCAAATCTCACATTGAACAAGCAGTTTTCTATTCAGAGTCTAGTGAAATCGATTTTAGTTTGAGTCATTATCAAAGCTTTGATGAAGAAACTATCAAGCTTGCCGTCAACAAGATTGTTGATGAGGTGATAAACTCAACATCACCGTATCTTCCCGCAACACTTCCTTCAACAACAGATTTACTCGAACTTAAAGTAAAACTACTCAAAGTTCTCACCCTGTATTGCGACAAGAATTTTCCAACACTCAATCTCATTCCTCACATTGAAGCAAAATTGGAGAAAGCTAGCAGTTTATTGAATCTATCAAAATATTTAAATGCCAATCCTAGTTACAAagaagagtttgaaaaagcGACAAAGGATAACAGGAATGAGGGAAACACTCAATTGACCTTGACACAAAATATTGACGATGCAGGCTTTATACTTGCAAAGTTTTTCAAGGTATTGTTCAAAGACAATTATTCCCTCGCGGCAGTGATTGTTGCAACTTTGTACAACGGGGTGTATTCAGCCCACCAGTCAAATGAAGGTAACAATGCAATTACAAGTGTAAGTACGTCATCATGGCTATACGAAAAATCCAGTCTCCTTCAAGATACTGAGCAATATTTTATTCACGAATTTGCTGATGGTAAAAGtcaagaaagacaaaatgCTTGCTACATTGTGCAAATGCTTTACCACTTTACTACTAGTCGTGTAATATACTTGAAAGATACTGGAGACTTGGAGAAGACGGAAACAGTGCAAAACTGGTTTAATCTGCGGAAACCTCACTGGATGTCAGTCTTGTTAAAACTAGACTTGAATGAGGAGGCAACCCAGATCGCTGAACAATATCATGATTTTGAAGCACTTGCTCGCATACTTGACTCAGCAAGAGAGTTTAAACTGGCACTGGTTGAGCAGCTCCCATATGCTCGATATTTCAATCAGTACGGGTATCCTTTTGCAGCCAGTGTATATTTGCACTATATTAAGGAGGATAAGATCCAGGAccttcttttgcaatttaCAAACTATAAGAGTTTCTTGTACAGATTTTTTGATGAGAATCCAAAGCAAACAGCAAGTATTTCTTGGGTGAGATATTTGTTAGATAACGAATATGCAAGGGCATCAAATGCACTTGATACAGCAATTGATTCTCCCAACGATCAAACAATCGATAATCAACTTACACAACTATCGGTTTTGAAGTTGCTGACAGTTTCAGCTATAGCTGCAGGCTCAGCTGAAACTGTAAATTCAAATTTATCGACCATTAACAAAGAGATATTGAAGCTACAAACTCAAGTATTCTTGAGAGATGCAATTGCAAACAACGGATCAATTGAAGCTATAAGTGAGACATATTTCATGAATCATTACGTCAGTGCAAGCGTCGACAAGGAAGCTGCAAGACTGGCCGTGGGCGGTACAAATTTCGAATTATTCGTAAAGAATAAGCCATTGGCAATCCCTACTATTATTGATTTGTTAACAATCATTCTGCCCCAACTATTGAATAACCTTGGATACTTGTATGCCTTGAAGATTACCAAAACAGTGAACGATGAGAAATTGAACGAATATCTCGTATTGGTGACGTTGCTTAGATTGCTAACCATAGCAGTGGATAGTAAAAAAATCACCCATCAGAAGGGGAAGAACCTGGAGGAAGCATTTAAGAGACAAGTACAGGAAAGTATACTATACAAAACACTTGAATCGCATCCCGATACCATCCCATATCTTGATAAACTTTTGAACAATTTGCTGTTGGCCAAAGAGTATAATGATCAATATAGTTCAAAAACGTTGAATGATGAATTGCTTGAGGAGTTGAAGCGATTGcttaaaaataaaggttTCAAACAATGGGTTGAGGTTACTAAAGAGCAAGCTAAGATCACCATTATGGAATTTGCACATTAA
- the DAD2 gene encoding DASH complex subunit dad2 — MSKSNTAIYQKIAEKRSNLDQLREFRSLADDLVNELENIGEDLGRMKGGTASIASIVANWQNVIQSISLASIGLMRSVNENAANEEEKEEMEVEGKDGEKVKSKSKEIVQYPEPLVRIKLEQERDFGEAKSNEKDVEEENEDNIHEN, encoded by the coding sequence ATGCTGAAACTGAATACTGCTATATATCAAAAGATTGCTGAAAAACGAAGTAACCTCGATCAGCTTCGAGAGTTTCGCTCGTTAGCTGACGATTTGGTCAATGAACTTGAGAATATAGGCGAGGACCTTGGTCGCATGAAAGGCGGCACAGCTAGTATTGCATCTATTGTTGCTAATTGGCAAAACGTAATTCAATCCATTTCATTGGCATCTATTGGCTTGATGCGGCTGGTGAATGAAAATGCAGctaatgaagaagaaaaggaggaaatGGAAGTCGAGGGTAAAGACGGCGAGAAAGTGAAACTGAAACTGAAGGAAATTGTACAGTACCCAGAGCCTCTTGTTCGAATTAAATTGGAACAGGAACGGGATTTTGGAGAGGCAAaatcaaatgaaaaagacgTCGAAGAAGAGAATGAAGATAATATTCatgaaaattga
- the TMP1 gene encoding Thymidylate synthase (BUSCO:EOG09263RVR), producing the protein MTVSPNPAEQAYLDLCERIINEGEHRPDRTGTGTKSLFAPPQLRFDLSNDTFPLLTTKRVFSKGIIHELLWFIAGSTDAKILSDKGVKIWEGNGSREFLDKLGLTHRREGDLGPVYGFQWRHFGAEYKDCDADYTGQGFDQLQDVIKKLKTNPYDRRIIMSAWNPPDFAKMALPPCHVFCQFYVNFPSNKNDEQNSEKSRPKLSCLLYQRSCDMGLGVPFNIASYALLTKMIAHVVDMDCGEFIHTLGDAHVYLDHVEALQEQFTRTPKQFPKLVIKEDRREEIKNIDDFKFEDFEIVGYEPYPAIKMKMSV; encoded by the coding sequence ATGACGGTATCTCCTAATCCAGCAGAGCAAGCTTATTTGGACTTGTGCGAAAGAATCATCAATGAAGGTGAACACCGTCCAGATAGGACAGGTACTGGAACAAAATCACTATTTGCTCCACCACAACTACGCTTTGACTTGTCAAATGACACTTTTCCCTTACTCACAACCAAAAGAGTATTTTCGAAAGGAATCATTCACGAATTGCTCTGGTTCATAGCCGGATCTACCGACGCCAAGATCTTGAGTGATAAAGGTGTCAAGATATGGGAGGGGAATGGGCTGCGTGAGTTTTTGGATAAACTCGGCCTTACACACCGAAGAGAAGGCGATCTTGGCCCAGTTTATGGATTCCAATGGAGACACTTTGGGGCTGAATATAAAGATTGCGATGCAGATTATACCGGACAAGGTTTTGACCAGCTACAGGACGTTataaaaaagttgaaaaccAACCCTTATGATAGACGAATCATTATGTCAGCATGGAACCCACCTGATTTCGCCAAAATGGCATTACCTCCATGTCACGTTTTTTGCCAATTTTACGTCAATTTCCCTTCGAACAAAAACGACGAACAAAATAGTGAGAAAAGTCGACCCAAACTATCATGTTTATTGTATCAGAGATCATGTGACATGGGCTTAGGGGTGCCGTTCAATATTGCCTCTTATGCATTACTTACCAAGATGATTGCACATGTCGTCGACATGGATTGCGGTGAGTTTATACATACATTGGGTGATGCTCATGTCTACTTGGACCATGTCGAAGCTTTACAAGAACAATTTACAAGAACCCCAAAACAGTTTCCCAAATTGGTCATCAAAGAAGATAGGAGAGaggaaattaaaaacattGACGATTTCAAGTTTGAAGATTTTGAGATTGTTGGATACGAACCTTACCCAGCtataaagatgaaaatgagCGTGTAG